The Brasilonema sennae CENA114 genome includes a region encoding these proteins:
- a CDS encoding helix-turn-helix domain-containing protein: MLKTKPVTTNFVSPIKLNQRLNKSLMLSSRQIGWKGILVEQYQNSPTPSETELPALSDHLLNLPLGHPVHLTQKRDDRLHESIVQKGDTIFVPAGQPSYWRCQGSETYQPTLHIHLKPELITQVAETSEFDREQINLVNCFCKQDLHLQHIAMLLLAELKSGGMMGQLYVESLTQVLVIHLLRHYSTFTQTITSQNRSLTNAQLQRAIDYIHTHLDRDLSLVEIAGVINISPTYFASLFKSTTGISPHQYVIKQRVEQAKLMLLTTDLAIADIALQVGFSSQSHLTQHFKRLTRMTPKQVR, translated from the coding sequence ATGCTGAAAACAAAACCTGTGACAACCAACTTTGTCAGTCCGATCAAACTCAATCAACGGTTGAATAAATCCCTGATGTTATCCAGTCGGCAAATTGGCTGGAAAGGGATCTTGGTTGAACAGTATCAGAATTCTCCGACTCCAAGTGAAACTGAACTTCCTGCCCTGTCAGATCATTTGCTCAACTTACCCCTGGGACACCCCGTCCATTTGACCCAGAAGCGTGATGATCGCCTGCATGAATCAATCGTTCAAAAGGGTGACACCATCTTTGTTCCTGCCGGACAACCGAGCTACTGGCGCTGCCAGGGAAGTGAAACCTACCAGCCAACGCTGCACATCCACTTGAAACCGGAGTTGATCACGCAAGTTGCTGAAACATCTGAGTTTGATCGGGAGCAGATCAACCTCGTGAACTGTTTCTGTAAGCAGGATTTACACCTTCAGCATATCGCTATGCTGCTCTTGGCTGAGTTAAAGTCAGGTGGGATGATGGGTCAATTATATGTCGAATCATTGACTCAGGTGCTAGTCATTCATCTTCTGCGACATTATTCCACCTTCACGCAGACAATTACGTCCCAGAACAGAAGCTTAACGAACGCTCAATTGCAGCGAGCGATCGACTATATTCACACTCACCTTGACCGAGATTTGTCACTGGTTGAAATTGCAGGAGTCATTAATATCAGCCCCACTTACTTTGCCAGTTTGTTCAAAAGCACCACAGGTATTTCTCCTCATCAGTATGTGATTAAACAGCGGGTGGAGCAGGCAAAGCTGATGCTGTTGACAACAGATTTGGCGATCGCCGACATTGCATTACAAGTGGGGTTTTCCAGTCAAAGCCATCTGACTCAACACTTTAAACGCCTCACTAGAATGACACCGAAACAAGTTCGCTAA